A portion of the Fulvia fulva chromosome 1, complete sequence genome contains these proteins:
- a CDS encoding NAD-dependent protein deacylase SIR4 — MPLMRIPYTAPLPSPTVIPPTAANLTGAIEALHNFLSATRHNDNSNGKALILSGAGISVASGLADYRGTNGTYTLNKTYRPIYFHEFSASHEARKRYWARSYLGWTTLHRSKPNLAHYAVGQLGELGHVDQVVTQNVDSFHPKAHPSLKTLELHGYLRSTVCLTCRSEYSRDAFQDDLSRMNPSWSAFLAEMLESGALSTEDPAERRKLGLKTNPDGDVDVPGVEYGTFRYPPCPKCLANTELNDQIQTTDDGAWATGSTAGILKPAVIMFGESIPNQVKLDVEHAVDEASRLLVLGSSLATYSAWRLVKRAKEQGKAIAAVNQGGVRGEENFFKDVPMGTDGAEGVRCALPLEETLPALVEALQSAQGRLRSERSFQPAPWARM, encoded by the coding sequence ACAACTTCCTGTCTGCAACGCGACACAACGACAATAGCAATGGCAAGGCCCTCATCCTCTCTGGCGCAGGCATATCGGTAGCCTCCGGCCTCGCAGACTATAGAGGCACAAATGGCACCTACACCCTAAACAAGACCTACCGACCCATCTACTTCCACGAGTTCTCCGCCTCCCACGAAGCGCGAAAACGATACTGGGCACGCTCGTACCTGGGCTGGACGACCCTTCATCGCTCGAAACCAAACCTAGCACACTATGCCGTTGGCCAGCTAGGAGAGCTGGGTCATGTAGACCAAGTCGTCACCCAGAATGTCGACTCTTTCCATCCGAAAGCACACCCCAGTCTCAAAACGCTGGAACTACACGGATACCTCCGCAGCACAGTCTGCCTCACATGTCGAAGCGAGTATAGCCGCGACGCCTTTCAGGATGACCTCTCGCGGATGAATCCCTCCTGGTCTGCGTTCTTGGCAGAAATGCTGGAAAGCGGCGCACTCTCTACAGAAGACCCAGCGGAAAGAAGGAAACTTGGCTTGAAAACGAACCCGGATGGAGATGTCGATGTCCCTGGCGTGGAATATGGAACATTCAGATACCCACCCTGTCCCAAATGTCTCGCCAACACGGAACTCAACGATCAAATTCAGACCACCGACGACGGCGCCTGGGCTACTGGCTCCACAGCAGGTATCTTAAAACCTGCGGTGATCATGTTCGGAGAATCCATCCCCAACCAGGTCAAACTTGACGTCGAGCACGCAGTGGATGAGGCGAGTCGGCTTTTGGTCTTGGGGTCCTCGCTGGCGACGTACTCTGCGTGGAGACTTGTTAAGAGGGCGAAGGAGCAGGGGAAGGCTATTGCGGCTGTCAATCAAGGAGGGGTCAGAGGGGAGGAGAACTTTTTCAAGGATGTGCCGATGGGAACTGATGGCGCTGAGGGTGTGAGGTGTGCGTTGCCTTTGGAGGAGACGCTGCCGGCCTTGGTTGAGGCTTTGCAGAGCGCGCAGGGTCGGTTGAGGAGTGAGAGGTCTTTCCAGCCGGCGCCGTGGGCACGCATGTGA